The genomic DNA GTTCATAAGCTAGGATTTCTACACGTTCTGGTCTGAAAATATAGCTCTCGCCATTCTCAAGCAGGAACAGAAAACAGCTCGATCGGCGATGAATTGCTTGGGTTTGCTTGGGAGGGGGTCCGATGGGGGGCTCTAGCGGTTAGAAAAAGGGTCAAATTGAGAACTTGTAAATCTAAAATTTTCAAAAGAACTCACTAGGCTGGTCATCTTGTATGGTCAAGCTTTGAAAGTGTCTTATGCCATTTTATCGTCTCTGAAGAAAACTGTCAAGTTGAGCGATTCAAGAGCCGTTAAGCTGGAGAGGATGCGAGGGGAGATATTACCATCTCAGCTCTTCTTCATTACAGAAATGACACGCTGTGTCAGCACTGAATCCTCAATGTTTATTGCTGTAATTGTACGCCCAATTGGGTGTAACACTGGCTTGTCAAATTGCACAAATCATGGTTGATTTTACCCTATTAGCCTGTATTCTTGATCCAAGCGCTCTGCTCGAGCCCAGGTTGAGAAATAAAAGGATATAGCTTTGAATCTGTGCGAATGGATTTTGCTATCCACTGAGCTTTATTAGTAGTACTTGTATTACTTAGCAGTAGTAGTGCTGTACAAAGTCTCAAAACAAAATTGAAGCGGGTTACCAGATATCATGCAATGGGTAGCACTGTCAGGCCTTACAGCTCATACCTGGGCAAAATATGGTCAAGCACATGCATCAACTTGTGTTCACAGTCCGGAAACGCCATCTTTGCCTTCCATGCGAACCAAAACACACCCATCCCCCTGAACACCACGATTCACATACCAGTCTCGGTAGACACCAATATATTCCTGCTCAAAACCGATTCAATACACATTGACCGGAATCCCACTGGGGCTAGCAACATATCTAGCACCCTTTCTCCAAGAATTTCCCCCGCTGTTTCTGCATCGGCATTCGGGCTTTCTGCTTAGTGACCTATGTACATCATCAGGTCTGCTtcaaaaaagagaaagtCTTTCGGCCGCGGAAGGATAGGCAATACCCCAAAAAGGGAAGTTACTCGGCGTAATACAACCCTGAGTCTCGGGGTGGGTAATTTTTATTTTGTTGTTATTCTTGCTATTGTTATTATCATTATTTCATTTACTGGTGGTATCTTCAGGAACAGACCCGTTTCTATTTTTGATTCTTTACACCGTATCTGGGTCCCGCATCTTATAGAATTCTGCACTTGGACTCGGTGGAAAGAGCAATAGTGATTTATGAAAGCATGGTTTTCATTTTTAGATACATCCGGCGGCTCAAGGCTAAATACGAGAACTAATCCAGGTCGCAATATCATCCTCCGTCGTGGGCACGAAGAGCCACTTCATCGGGTTCCCCAGGAGCTGATCCTGATCCCCATCCGTTTTCCCACAGACAGATCGCTGACCAGCCGGGAGTCTTTTCCTGTTAGTTGCATCGGTCATTTCCATGATCCTATCGATGCGTTTCTGACGCAAGCCATGCCAGAAGTCCATTGCCTCGTTCAAGTTCATCTTCGGTGATAATGAACTCAACAACACAGCGAGCGTATGAGAGTCTTCAAACGCTTGGTTGACGCCCTGACCTGAAGAGGGTGGTATAGCGTGTGCTGCATCGCCAATGATAATGACGCGTCCGGTGGGGGAGGACCAGCGTGCTAACTTTGGCATGTAATGGTAAGACCAGAGCAGCAGTCCGTTTCTTTCTATCTCTACCTGGTCCAGAATGGACTGGGCCAGGGGGTGCCATTTGTCATAGTCCTTGCAGATCAGGGCACAGAGTTTGTCCTTGTCCTTTGCTAAAGCTTCCCAATTTGCACGGTCAAGTGGGGGGTGGGCAAATTGTCTGCCGACCATCAGCTTAGAGCCGTCGGGTACCTCAGGGGCCATGAACAGTGCTCCAGGACTGTCCTGGATAGTAGCGTTCTTGTTGAAGCTTTTGCTAGGCCACGGAACTCTGTCTGTTAGCACATGGCCGTAGACGGATGCCAGGCCCATATACTCAGGTAGCTCCGAGGTAACATGCTTGCGGACAGCCGAGTTGATACCATCAGACCCAACAAGCAGGGTGGCTCGTTCCAGCCTGCCATTGATCAGGAATGTAACACAGTCGTCTGCTTCGTCGACTACCTTTTGAAATCTGGCATTGTACTCAACAGGGACCTCGCACTCCTTTAGCTTCACTTTCATCTCTTCGATCAAAGCTTGGCGGTAAAGGCGATGATTCTTATACCCATAAAGCTGCTCTGTGACAGGGTTGCAATTGCCGGTAGTGTTGCCTTCAGCATCCTTTAACTCGTGCAGCTCTGAACGGAAACACCGCAAAGCGACTTGCTTTAAGAGACCGAGTTTGTCGAGTACCTGACAGCCATTTGGACCTAGGGTCACTCCACTGCCAATTGCCTGAGCATCTTCACTTCTAGCCTCGTAGATGCGACATGGAATGGATCTTTGGTGTAAGGCAATAGCCAAAGCAGCGCCCTAGTATACAGAAAGGTCAGGTACTGGAAGCAACAAAGCATGAAGCACTTACGCCAACTCCCGCACCAATGATTGCGACGTCTTCTAGTATACCAGCCATTTCAACCTCGATTCTGCGATAGAAAGACGACAGAATCAAGAAATAGGGGTCGAGCTGTTTATAACGTCGCATTCTTCAGGGGCGGGAGATTAGTCATTGgtatttttttcttttcctttgttccCTTTAAACTATTGCAAAAGTCCACTATGTCAGCTGCATTAGCCATGGCCTCATCACATCGTCTCAATGTCGATTAACCACGGCTTTCCCGAAACCGACAGGTCCCAGCATGTCACTCGTGCCAAACAAGAAGATCAAGTGTAACCAGTCACGACTACACTGTCAACAATGCCTTGATCACAACCGCTCTTATTCTTATGCTCTTGAGAGGCCCGAGTGCGAGGGGCGGGGCGTGCCTTCTATGCACGATAGCCAGAGCCAACTTACTGCTCTCAAAGATCTTGAAAATTTGTACGGCGTCCACGGACCACGATGAGATGACTCCCTTCAGCTTGATGAGGAAGTTACAAGATTCTGTTCAGCCGAGATAGCAGACTCAAATTTTCGCAACCAATTATGCGTGAGAAGTTCGTAGCAATCAACCAACGCATGACCTGTTCCAAAGTGCTATCCATATTCCATCAACCATACCTACGATCCGCACGCTGGCCCTAGATCTCCAGGCAAAAAGCCCTAGATGCCTGCAAGCAATACATCACCAATTTTCTCAGCCATGTCACAGACCCTGATTATAACCGATATTGCTGGATACTCACTCACCTCAATGCCATCCACCCTTGTGCTATCATCCTCCAAGACCTAATTTAATACCCTGGCAGCGTGGAATCCGGTGTCCTCCGGAATGTG from Aspergillus chevalieri M1 DNA, chromosome 1, nearly complete sequence includes the following:
- a CDS encoding FAD-dependent oxidoreductase (COG:C,H;~EggNog:ENOG410PPDP;~InterPro:IPR036188,IPR002938;~PFAM:PF01494;~TransMembrane:1 (i28-48o);~go_function: GO:0071949 - FAD binding [Evidence IEA]), with translation MRRYKQLDPYFLILSSFYRRIEVEMAGILEDVAIIGAGVGGAALAIALHQRSIPCRIYEARSEDAQAIGSGVTLGPNGCQVLDKLGLLKQVALRCFRSELHELKDAEGNTTGNCNPVTEQLYGYKNHRLYRQALIEEMKVKLKECEVPVEYNARFQKVVDEADDCVTFLINGRLERATLLVGSDGINSAVRKHVTSELPEYMGLASVYGHVLTDRVPWPSKSFNKNATIQDSPGALFMAPEVPDGSKLMVGRQFAHPPLDRANWEALAKDKDKLCALICKDYDKWHPLAQSILDQVEIERNGLLLWSYHYMPKLARWSSPTGRVIIIGDAAHAIPPSSGQGVNQAFEDSHTLAVLLSSLSPKMNLNEAMDFWHGLRQKRIDRIMEMTDATNRKRLPAGQRSVCGKTDGDQDQLLGNPMKWLFVPTTEDDIATWISSRI